In Bradyrhizobium erythrophlei, a single genomic region encodes these proteins:
- a CDS encoding AtuA-related protein — protein sequence MSVRVYDLAHSRAGDKGNTSNISVICYDAKHWEFLERELTIERVAQAFRHIAKGPIRRYPLRNLKAFNFVIDNALAGGVTISLAQDIHGKSYSNVMLAIELPDPK from the coding sequence GTGAGCGTCCGCGTCTATGACCTCGCCCACTCCCGCGCCGGCGACAAGGGCAACACCTCGAACATCTCGGTGATCTGCTACGACGCCAAACACTGGGAGTTCCTCGAACGCGAACTGACGATCGAGCGCGTCGCGCAGGCATTTCGTCATATCGCCAAGGGGCCGATCCGGCGTTATCCTCTGCGCAATCTCAAGGCGTTCAATTTTGTGATCGATAACGCACTCGCCGGCGGCGTCACGATCTCGCTGGCGCAGGACATCCACGGCAAGAGCTACAGCAACGTGATGCTGGCGATCGAATTGCCGGACCCGAAATGA
- a CDS encoding acyclic terpene utilization AtuA family protein, giving the protein MRSKDTVRVGSGAGTSDDRMVPALELAERGDIDYLVFECLAERTVSRENLSRSKDPNQGYAPSLHARLRMVLPTCIKKNIRIVSNMGAANPVGGARAARKEAAELGLGDVPVAVVLGDDVSSLVQHKGELRLIENGEPLESILPKMISANAYLGADVVCEALNTGAPIVLSGRVADPSLFLAPMMHEFGWAYDDLPKIAQGTAAGHLLECTASATGGCFGWPGKKDVPDLARNGFPFADVKADGSIVISKTPDTGGRLDVMTCTEQLIYEIHDPTAYITPDCVLDISTIALTQEASDRVRLANATARPATPTYKVNVGYADGYIGEGEVSYGGIDAVARAKWAAEIVKERLRLQGFTYDDFRVDLIGMSSLHDDLASRPEPYEVRLRMAGRTHNRKAAHAIGFEVRALHMHGPGGAGGACEPRVRDVLAVKSVLLPKNTVNPQVVVEGSL; this is encoded by the coding sequence ATGAGGTCGAAGGACACGGTGCGTGTCGGCTCCGGCGCAGGAACATCTGACGACCGGATGGTGCCTGCGCTGGAACTCGCCGAACGGGGCGACATCGACTACCTCGTCTTCGAATGCCTCGCCGAGCGGACGGTGTCTCGGGAAAACCTGTCACGCAGCAAGGACCCCAATCAAGGCTATGCGCCATCGCTGCACGCGCGCCTGCGCATGGTGCTGCCGACCTGCATCAAGAAGAACATCCGCATCGTCAGCAATATGGGCGCGGCCAATCCGGTCGGCGGAGCGCGCGCGGCGCGCAAGGAAGCCGCCGAACTCGGCCTCGGCGATGTTCCCGTCGCTGTCGTGCTCGGCGACGACGTCTCGAGCCTCGTTCAGCACAAGGGCGAGTTGCGGCTGATCGAAAACGGCGAGCCGCTGGAATCGATCCTGCCAAAGATGATTTCGGCGAACGCCTATCTCGGCGCCGATGTCGTGTGCGAGGCGCTCAATACCGGCGCCCCGATCGTGCTGTCCGGCCGCGTTGCCGATCCCTCGCTGTTCCTGGCGCCGATGATGCACGAATTCGGCTGGGCCTATGACGATCTGCCGAAGATCGCGCAAGGCACCGCGGCGGGCCACCTGCTCGAATGCACGGCGTCGGCGACCGGCGGCTGCTTCGGTTGGCCCGGCAAGAAGGACGTGCCCGATCTCGCCCGCAACGGCTTTCCGTTCGCCGACGTAAAGGCAGATGGCTCCATCGTGATCAGCAAGACGCCGGATACCGGCGGGCGCCTCGACGTGATGACCTGCACCGAGCAGTTGATATACGAGATCCACGATCCGACCGCCTACATCACGCCGGACTGCGTGCTAGACATCTCCACGATCGCGCTCACGCAGGAAGCTTCCGACCGCGTGCGGCTCGCGAACGCCACCGCCCGGCCGGCGACGCCGACCTATAAAGTAAACGTCGGCTATGCCGACGGTTATATCGGCGAGGGCGAAGTGTCCTATGGCGGCATCGACGCGGTCGCACGCGCCAAATGGGCCGCCGAGATCGTCAAGGAGCGCTTGAGGCTGCAAGGTTTCACTTACGACGATTTCCGCGTCGATCTGATCGGCATGTCGAGCCTGCACGATGATCTCGCCAGCCGGCCCGAGCCCTATGAGGTCCGCCTGCGGATGGCCGGCCGCACCCATAATCGAAAGGCGGCGCACGCCATCGGCTTCGAGGTCCGCGCCCTGCACATGCACGGACCGGGCGGCGCCGGAGGCGCCTGCGAACCACGGGTGCGTGACGTGCTCGCCGTCAAGTCGGTGCTGCTGCCGAAAAACACGGTCAATCCGCAAGTGGTCGTGGAGGGCTCACTGTGA
- a CDS encoding LysR family transcriptional regulator — translation MNLRHMEVFHAIMRTGSVTGAARALNVTQPAVSAILKHCESQLRMKLFARVSGRLQPTAEAKAIFPEVDAIFGRVDAVNALTQDLVGGRLGTLSIAAAFPIANGYLAKAVATFVAERPNVRVALQSLTSPQVLDRVVHREVELGIAYEPVVSSEVETRVLMRTGIACVMPAGHPLARRKEVAVKDLEPYSIITYLPQALSRIYVDRALSAAGIVPNIVAQVSLSLTGIMLARHGAGVALVEPLLVTSMGLPGIVIRPLKPRIDIKTLLIRHKTAPQSKIMNEFIGHLGKVIAAEPSQ, via the coding sequence ATGAATCTGCGGCATATGGAAGTCTTCCACGCCATCATGCGCACCGGTTCGGTGACCGGCGCCGCGCGCGCTCTCAATGTGACGCAGCCGGCAGTCAGCGCCATCCTCAAGCACTGCGAAAGCCAACTCAGGATGAAGCTGTTCGCCCGCGTATCGGGCCGGTTGCAGCCGACGGCGGAGGCGAAGGCGATCTTTCCTGAAGTCGATGCGATTTTCGGCCGGGTCGACGCGGTCAATGCGCTGACGCAGGACCTGGTCGGCGGCCGTCTCGGTACGCTCTCGATCGCCGCCGCCTTCCCGATCGCCAACGGCTATCTGGCGAAAGCGGTCGCGACCTTTGTCGCCGAACGGCCGAACGTGCGTGTTGCGCTGCAATCACTGACTTCGCCGCAGGTGCTCGACCGCGTCGTGCATCGCGAGGTCGAATTGGGCATCGCCTACGAGCCGGTCGTCAGTTCGGAAGTCGAAACCAGAGTCCTCATGCGCACCGGAATCGCCTGTGTGATGCCGGCAGGCCACCCGCTCGCCCGCCGCAAGGAAGTCGCGGTCAAGGATCTGGAGCCCTATTCGATCATCACCTATCTGCCGCAGGCGCTGTCGCGCATCTATGTCGATCGCGCGCTGAGCGCCGCCGGCATCGTGCCGAACATCGTCGCGCAGGTGAGCCTTTCGCTCACCGGTATCATGCTGGCGCGCCATGGCGCGGGCGTCGCGCTGGTGGAACCGTTGCTTGTCACCTCGATGGGACTGCCCGGCATTGTGATCCGGCCACTCAAGCCGCGCATCGACATCAAAACATTGTTGATCCGGCACAAGACCGCACCGCAATCCAAGATCATGAACGAATTCATCGGCCATCTGGGCAAAGTCATTGCCGCGGAGCCGAGCCAATAG
- a CDS encoding ABC transporter ATP-binding protein, whose amino-acid sequence MRYKTQAHLITATYRVSFSVLQGDRFVVVGPSGCGKSTLLKAVGGYLTPTEGEITLKGERITKPGPDRMMVFQEFDQLLPWKTVLENVTFPLKTTGALSGKAAIDRAMQYLEKVKLADFAHSYPHMLSGGMKQRVAIARGMAMEPDILLMDEPFAALDALTRSRMQDELLALWDETRFTVLFVTHSIPEAIKLGNRILLLSPHPGQVKAEINSVPRGQENSNEATALGREIHDMLFADQIKKASNASGE is encoded by the coding sequence ATGCGTTACAAGACGCAGGCGCATCTCATCACCGCGACTTATCGCGTTTCTTTCAGTGTGCTGCAAGGCGATCGCTTTGTCGTGGTCGGCCCCTCCGGCTGCGGCAAGTCGACCTTGCTGAAGGCCGTCGGCGGCTATCTGACGCCAACCGAAGGCGAGATCACGCTGAAGGGCGAACGGATCACGAAACCCGGCCCCGACCGGATGATGGTGTTTCAGGAATTCGATCAGTTGCTGCCGTGGAAGACGGTGCTGGAAAACGTCACCTTTCCGCTCAAGACCACCGGCGCGCTGAGCGGAAAGGCCGCCATCGATCGCGCGATGCAGTACCTCGAGAAGGTCAAGCTCGCGGACTTCGCCCACAGCTATCCCCACATGTTGTCCGGCGGCATGAAGCAGCGGGTCGCAATCGCGCGCGGCATGGCGATGGAGCCGGATATTCTTTTGATGGATGAGCCGTTCGCCGCACTCGACGCGCTGACCCGCTCGCGCATGCAGGACGAACTGCTGGCGCTGTGGGACGAGACGCGTTTCACGGTGCTGTTCGTCACGCACTCGATCCCCGAAGCGATCAAGCTCGGCAACCGCATTTTGCTGCTCTCGCCGCATCCGGGCCAGGTCAAGGCCGAGATCAACAGCGTGCCGCGCGGTCAGGAGAATTCCAACGAGGCCACGGCGCTGGGGCGCGAAATTCACGACATGCTGTTCGCCGACCAGATCAAGAAGGCATCCAATGCTTCAGGCGAGTGA
- a CDS encoding ABC transporter permease: protein MLQASERPNIYCETLGPDQFGIIEKPLTLAEQIYNKVWLRKLAILVVLALAWELYGRWLDNPLLVPPFSAAVRALIADVANGTIPKRALSSIEVLLIGFAAGTVLAGLLTVFAISSKIGTDFLDTMTAMFNPLPAIALLPLALIWFGLGNGSLIFVLVHSVMWAVSLNMLAGFRGVSTTARMVGRNYNLKGLRFVGQILIPAAFPSILAGLKIGWAFAWRTLIAAELVFGVSSGQGGLGWYIFESKNQLDIPEVFAGLLTIILIGLAVENGVFRLIEARTVQRWGMQA, encoded by the coding sequence ATGCTTCAGGCGAGTGAACGTCCGAACATTTACTGCGAGACGCTCGGCCCCGATCAGTTCGGCATCATCGAGAAGCCGCTGACGCTCGCCGAGCAGATCTACAACAAGGTCTGGCTGCGCAAGCTCGCGATCCTCGTCGTGCTGGCGCTGGCCTGGGAGCTTTACGGCCGCTGGCTCGACAATCCGTTGCTGGTGCCGCCGTTCAGCGCAGCGGTGCGGGCATTGATCGCCGACGTCGCCAACGGCACCATTCCGAAGCGCGCGCTGAGCTCGATCGAGGTGCTGCTGATCGGCTTTGCCGCCGGCACCGTGCTCGCGGGATTGCTGACGGTGTTCGCCATCTCCAGCAAGATCGGCACGGACTTTCTCGACACCATGACCGCGATGTTCAATCCGCTGCCGGCGATCGCGCTGTTGCCGCTGGCGCTGATCTGGTTCGGTCTCGGCAATGGCAGCCTGATCTTCGTCTTGGTGCATTCGGTGATGTGGGCGGTTTCGCTCAACATGCTCGCCGGCTTCCGCGGCGTGTCGACGACCGCGCGCATGGTCGGACGCAACTACAATTTGAAAGGCCTGCGTTTTGTCGGCCAGATTCTGATTCCGGCGGCGTTCCCAAGCATTCTCGCCGGCTTGAAGATCGGCTGGGCCTTTGCCTGGCGCACGCTGATCGCGGCCGAACTCGTGTTCGGCGTGTCGTCGGGGCAGGGCGGACTCGGCTGGTACATCTTCGAGAGCAAGAACCAGCTCGATATTCCGGAAGTGTTCGCGGGCCTGCTTACGATCATCCTGATCGGACTGGCAGTCGAGAACGGTGTGTTCCGCCTGATCGAAGCGCGCACCGTCCAGCGTTGGGGCATGCAGGCGTAA
- a CDS encoding ABC transporter substrate-binding protein: MLHRRNFCKAVAAAPVALASPMLMRSSFADEVSSIVIVSQHGLPYLPLMVMDSLQLVQKHAARLGIASLKPEFKSLGGTQSLIDALLSRQMDFGVTGVPSLCTLWDKTAGTPNEVRALSAVQSMPFMLVTNKPEIKTIKDFTSADKIAVPAIKVSSQAICLQMAAAKEWGDDQYARLDAFTITRSHPDAAVSLIAKTAEIDTHYSVAPYYYYELATSGVHNVLKSYDTLGGPGTNGVMLMSRRFHDANPKVTQAVHAALTEAEEFINKNPGDAAEIYIKTTNEKRSNQEEMTKFISDPDNIWTTTPQQTMTFAGFMHKVGTMKREPVSWKDLYMPECHELAGS; encoded by the coding sequence ATGTTGCACCGGCGGAATTTCTGCAAGGCGGTCGCCGCCGCGCCGGTGGCGCTCGCATCGCCGATGCTGATGCGCTCGTCGTTTGCCGACGAAGTCTCCAGCATCGTGATCGTCAGCCAGCACGGCCTGCCTTACCTGCCGTTGATGGTGATGGATTCGCTTCAGCTCGTGCAGAAACACGCTGCCCGGCTTGGTATCGCTTCGCTGAAGCCGGAATTCAAAAGCCTCGGCGGCACGCAATCACTGATCGATGCATTGTTGAGCCGGCAGATGGATTTCGGCGTTACCGGCGTGCCGAGCCTCTGTACGCTATGGGACAAGACTGCAGGCACGCCCAACGAAGTGCGCGCGCTATCCGCCGTGCAGTCGATGCCGTTCATGCTGGTGACCAACAAGCCCGAGATCAAGACGATCAAGGATTTCACAAGTGCGGACAAGATCGCGGTGCCCGCGATCAAGGTGTCGAGCCAGGCGATCTGTCTGCAAATGGCGGCTGCGAAGGAATGGGGCGACGATCAATACGCCAGGCTGGATGCTTTCACGATCACGCGCTCGCATCCGGACGCCGCGGTCTCGCTCATCGCCAAGACCGCCGAGATCGACACTCATTACTCGGTCGCGCCCTATTACTACTACGAGCTCGCGACGTCGGGCGTGCACAACGTGCTCAAATCCTACGACACGCTTGGTGGTCCCGGCACCAACGGCGTGATGCTGATGAGCCGGCGTTTCCATGATGCCAACCCAAAGGTGACGCAGGCTGTCCATGCAGCACTGACGGAGGCGGAGGAGTTCATCAACAAGAACCCGGGCGACGCCGCGGAGATCTATATCAAGACCACCAACGAGAAGCGCAGCAATCAGGAGGAAATGACCAAGTTCATTTCCGATCCCGACAACATCTGGACCACCACGCCGCAGCAAACCATGACCTTTGCCGGCTTCATGCACAAGGTCGGCACCATGAAGCGCGAGCCCGTATCATGGAAAGATCTCTACATGCCGGAATGCCATGAACTCGCCGGCAGTTGA
- a CDS encoding hydroxyacid dehydrogenase, translating to MKIYVLDAFHLSGVELAEKQAEVIRWDDPRAKNWHEDAAGLMVRGKKITADDMARAKKLRVISKQGVGIDNIDLEAAKARGIAVCRTPGVNSEAVAEMALSLGLSTVRRVTEFDRMTRGGSKVQRADFLGYESWQKTVGIVGMGNIGTLVARKWRGAFDANIIGYDPYVPASRWSELPHKRAASLEEMLPQVDILTLHLPLTPESRNMIDAARLALMKPTAIVVNTSRGGIVNEAALYQAISSGKLFGAGFDVFEVEPPTSDHPLMTLPTFVGTPHAAAGTVETQMRSSMLAASQLLEALAGGQPLGQVA from the coding sequence ATGAAGATTTATGTGCTTGATGCATTTCACCTGAGCGGCGTCGAATTGGCCGAAAAGCAGGCGGAGGTCATTCGGTGGGATGACCCGAGAGCCAAAAATTGGCACGAAGACGCCGCCGGATTGATGGTTCGCGGCAAGAAAATCACCGCAGATGACATGGCGCGCGCCAAAAAGCTGCGTGTCATTTCCAAGCAAGGTGTCGGGATCGATAATATCGACCTGGAAGCCGCAAAGGCCCGCGGAATTGCCGTGTGCAGAACGCCGGGCGTCAACAGCGAGGCGGTGGCCGAAATGGCGTTGTCGCTGGGCTTAAGCACCGTCCGGCGCGTCACGGAATTCGACCGGATGACAAGAGGCGGTAGCAAGGTTCAGCGCGCGGACTTTCTCGGTTACGAATCCTGGCAGAAGACGGTCGGCATTGTCGGCATGGGCAACATCGGCACGCTGGTGGCGCGGAAATGGCGCGGGGCGTTCGACGCCAACATCATTGGCTACGACCCTTACGTGCCCGCCAGCCGCTGGTCCGAGCTGCCGCACAAGCGCGCCGCTTCGCTCGAGGAAATGCTGCCGCAGGTCGATATCCTGACGCTGCATCTGCCGCTGACCCCGGAAAGCCGCAACATGATCGACGCGGCCAGGCTGGCGTTGATGAAGCCGACGGCGATTGTCGTGAACACCTCGCGCGGCGGCATCGTCAATGAGGCCGCGCTCTATCAGGCGATCTCGTCGGGCAAGTTGTTTGGCGCCGGTTTCGACGTCTTCGAGGTCGAGCCGCCGACGTCGGATCATCCGCTGATGACGCTGCCAACCTTCGTGGGAACGCCGCATGCCGCCGCCGGCACGGTCGAAACTCAGATGCGCAGTTCCATGCTGGCGGCGTCGCAACTGCTGGAAGCGCTGGCCGGTGGCCAGCCGCTCGGCCAAGTAGCTTAG
- a CDS encoding HpcH/HpaI aldolase family protein: MAAVEKLVHPIKQRLQAGDVALGMPVRLGRSGDIARIAKSTGHDFLFIDCQHSLFNLETIGHIVSTAMSCGIAPLVRVRGIDDPDVSLLLDNGAMGIVYPDINTAEEAKRAVETCKFAPLGKRSVSGGYPHFDYRSVPLAAGVPLLNDNCLLVCMIETVEGLNNVEAIAAVKGIDVLHVGSNDLLANMGKPGKFDDPELVAAQERVIAACRANGIFAGCGGNRDPARQLELIKKGCRFITTQSDIGFLSAAASAWTSQIRAGL, from the coding sequence ATGGCAGCCGTGGAAAAACTCGTCCACCCGATCAAGCAACGGTTGCAGGCCGGTGACGTCGCCCTCGGCATGCCGGTGCGGCTTGGCCGTTCCGGCGATATCGCCAGAATCGCAAAATCGACGGGCCACGATTTCCTGTTCATCGATTGCCAGCATTCGCTGTTCAATCTCGAGACCATCGGCCACATCGTCTCTACCGCCATGTCGTGCGGGATTGCGCCCTTGGTGCGCGTGCGCGGCATCGACGATCCCGACGTCTCGCTGTTGCTCGATAACGGCGCGATGGGCATCGTCTACCCCGATATCAATACGGCCGAAGAGGCCAAGCGCGCGGTGGAGACTTGCAAGTTCGCGCCGCTCGGCAAGCGCTCGGTGAGCGGCGGCTATCCGCATTTTGATTATCGCTCGGTGCCGCTTGCCGCCGGCGTGCCGTTGCTCAACGACAACTGCCTTCTGGTCTGCATGATCGAAACCGTCGAAGGCCTGAACAATGTCGAGGCGATCGCGGCCGTCAAGGGCATCGACGTGCTGCATGTCGGCAGCAACGATCTGCTCGCCAATATGGGCAAGCCCGGAAAGTTCGACGATCCGGAACTGGTCGCAGCGCAGGAGCGCGTGATTGCTGCCTGCCGCGCCAACGGCATCTTCGCTGGCTGCGGTGGCAACCGCGATCCGGCGCGTCAGTTGGAGCTGATCAAGAAGGGCTGCCGCTTCATCACGACGCAGTCGGATATCGGCTTCCTGTCGGCGGCCGCTTCCGCCTGGACGTCGCAGATCCGCGCTGGGCTTTGA
- a CDS encoding thiamine pyrophosphate-binding protein, whose translation MATTVEVLAAAFKDAGTPFIVGHPGGESVELMEAARQRQMRFLLMKQEVAGAMLASTWGDLTGSPGICLSTRGPGAANMVNGVAHAFLDRSPLIAITDTYSRPVFETGLRQRINQQAIYEPVVKWSTVIDAKTVRQQVRRAMRTATATPPGPVHFEFPQSETTREAGELVAEPPLTPNWITPGPDRADLKPALDMLSRARRPILIAGMGVYWCKASAEFVKFAEHLGAPVLTTTKCKGMIPEDHPLRAGCIIGGLIERKLVAESDLIVTVGLDAVELQPKPWPYTLPVLSLSSVPSTDALVPADPEIIGDLKALLAGLAQWAPEGTSWGEKSAKTFRSEVRDALNTPAKGLSPQRTMEVARAILPRDTIATCDAGASRLLVVQKWESYGPREFLTSNGLASMGYAVPGALAARMAYPDRPIVAFTGDGGFLMTVAELQTAQIEKLPIIIIVFDDQEIGLIRVKQEIKGIPRNGVAIGGIDWEKLAQSFGADGCTVETEQAFSNALTSALKTKKTTVIGVRIDASGYVAQFNALREL comes from the coding sequence ATGGCCACCACCGTCGAAGTGCTCGCCGCCGCGTTCAAGGACGCCGGCACCCCGTTCATCGTCGGGCATCCCGGTGGGGAATCGGTGGAGTTGATGGAAGCCGCACGCCAACGCCAGATGCGCTTTCTCCTGATGAAGCAGGAAGTCGCCGGCGCGATGCTCGCCTCGACCTGGGGCGATCTCACCGGCAGTCCCGGCATCTGCCTTTCCACGCGCGGCCCCGGCGCGGCCAACATGGTCAATGGCGTGGCGCACGCCTTCCTCGATCGCTCGCCGCTGATCGCGATCACCGACACCTATTCGCGCCCCGTATTCGAGACTGGTCTGCGCCAGCGCATCAACCAGCAGGCGATCTATGAGCCGGTCGTGAAGTGGAGCACGGTCATCGACGCCAAGACGGTGCGTCAGCAGGTCCGCCGCGCCATGCGCACGGCGACCGCGACGCCGCCCGGCCCGGTGCATTTCGAGTTTCCACAAAGCGAGACCACGCGCGAGGCCGGCGAACTCGTGGCCGAGCCGCCGCTGACACCGAACTGGATCACGCCCGGGCCCGACCGCGCCGATCTGAAGCCAGCTTTGGACATGCTGAGCCGCGCCAGGCGCCCGATCCTGATCGCCGGCATGGGCGTCTACTGGTGCAAAGCATCAGCTGAATTCGTGAAGTTTGCCGAACATCTTGGCGCGCCGGTACTCACCACCACCAAATGCAAGGGCATGATCCCGGAGGATCACCCGTTGCGCGCAGGCTGCATCATCGGCGGACTGATCGAGCGCAAGCTGGTAGCCGAATCCGATCTCATCGTCACCGTCGGTCTCGACGCGGTCGAACTGCAACCGAAACCCTGGCCCTACACATTGCCGGTACTGTCGCTGTCCTCGGTGCCGAGCACGGATGCGCTGGTGCCGGCCGACCCGGAAATTATCGGCGATCTCAAGGCGCTGCTCGCGGGCCTTGCGCAATGGGCGCCGGAGGGCACGAGTTGGGGCGAGAAATCCGCGAAAACATTCCGCAGCGAAGTGCGCGATGCGCTCAACACGCCTGCCAAAGGCCTTTCGCCCCAACGGACGATGGAAGTCGCGCGCGCGATCCTGCCGCGCGACACCATTGCGACCTGCGACGCCGGCGCGAGCCGGCTTCTCGTCGTGCAGAAGTGGGAATCCTACGGCCCGCGTGAATTCCTTACCTCCAACGGCCTCGCCTCGATGGGCTATGCGGTGCCCGGCGCGCTCGCTGCCCGGATGGCCTATCCGGACCGGCCGATCGTTGCGTTCACCGGCGACGGCGGCTTCCTGATGACCGTCGCGGAACTACAGACCGCACAGATCGAGAAACTGCCGATCATCATCATCGTGTTCGACGACCAGGAAATCGGCCTGATCCGCGTCAAGCAGGAGATCAAGGGCATTCCGCGCAATGGGGTTGCGATCGGCGGCATCGACTGGGAGAAGCTCGCGCAATCCTTTGGCGCCGATGGCTGCACGGTCGAGACCGAACAGGCGTTCAGCAACGCATTGACCAGCGCGCTGAAGACGAAAAAGACCACCGTCATTGGCGTGCGGATCGATGCGTCAGGCTATGTCGCGCAGTTCAACGCGCTTCGAGAGCTGTGA
- a CDS encoding cytochrome ubiquinol oxidase subunit II: MNILAPQGPIAAAEKVILIDSIAIMLAIVVPTIVAIIAFAYYFRQSNSRAFYLPDFAHSGRIELVVWSIPTLTIILLGGVAWIGSHQLDPAAPVAGTGSPVRVQVVSLDWKWLFIYPDQRVATVNTLTVPVGAPLQLELTSSSVMNVFFIPQLGSMIYTMNGMVTHLNLRADQEGDTKGLSAHFSGDGFPEMMFDVHVVSPLDFPNWVEATAKSGSALTADTYKQLAEQSVETGRPTYRLPDPRLFDDIASQRIPPGPGPKLADNPAKPQPVSGAASVR; this comes from the coding sequence ATGAATATTCTCGCTCCACAAGGCCCGATCGCGGCCGCCGAGAAGGTCATCCTCATCGATTCAATCGCGATCATGCTCGCGATCGTCGTGCCGACGATCGTCGCGATCATCGCCTTCGCCTACTACTTCCGCCAGTCGAACAGCCGCGCGTTCTATCTGCCGGATTTCGCCCATTCCGGCCGGATCGAACTTGTGGTGTGGTCGATCCCGACGCTCACCATCATCCTGCTCGGTGGTGTCGCCTGGATCGGATCGCATCAGCTCGATCCTGCGGCGCCGGTCGCTGGCACCGGAAGCCCGGTCAGGGTGCAGGTCGTCTCGCTCGACTGGAAATGGCTCTTCATCTATCCGGACCAGCGGGTTGCGACCGTCAATACGCTCACCGTGCCGGTCGGCGCGCCCCTGCAACTGGAGCTGACATCGTCAAGCGTGATGAACGTCTTTTTCATCCCGCAGCTCGGCAGTATGATTTACACGATGAACGGCATGGTCACGCATCTCAATCTGCGTGCGGATCAGGAAGGCGATACCAAGGGCCTCTCGGCGCATTTTTCCGGTGACGGCTTTCCGGAGATGATGTTCGACGTCCACGTCGTCTCGCCGCTCGACTTCCCCAATTGGGTCGAGGCGACCGCGAAAAGCGGCAGCGCGTTGACCGCCGACACCTACAAGCAGCTCGCAGAGCAGTCCGTCGAGACTGGACGGCCGACCTATCGGCTGCCCGACCCGCGTTTGTTCGATGACATCGCTAGTCAACGTATTCCGCCGGGTCCTGGACCGAAGCTCGCCGACAATCCCGCCAAGCCGCAGCCCGTGAGTGGAGCCGCCAGTGTCAGGTAA